The nucleotide window CAATGATGCAGTCCACCTCTGCAAACTCAAAGATGTAGCATATATCGTCCTCCTTGAGCCGGTAGTTCGCAGGCACtatgacgccgccgccagccactACGCCGTAGATGGATTCCAAGAAGGCGGGGGTGTTTGGCGCGAGGATGCCGACACGCTTCAGGCCATGTTTCTTCAAGAAATACGCCAGGCCAATGGCTCGAGCGGCAAAATCACGATATGAGCGGCGTatggtggcgccggcggcggtaaTGTGGAGGATGGCATCGGCATTGGgctcaacggcggcggcgcgctcgaggaagaaggtgGGTGACAAATGGTGGATGTGAGGAGGATCCGGGGAAGAAGGCAGGAGATGGTTGAGGATGGAGCGGATGCGCGAAGGAGGGCCCGACATGGTGCGTATCTCGTCGAGGCGAAGGGCGCCCAAGACGTCAGTCAAGACGAGGCAGAGGGGAGATCTGCGTGAGCTGGTGTGGAACGAACGAAACGATGGCAAGACTCGAGAGTAGCTGAGACGgcgagatgaagaagacggggcGGCTCCGGCTATGGCTCGGCTCAGAATGGCTTCGCCTGAGCCGGGGGCCACACCGAGGCGGCCTGGGCTGTGATGgggcgccggcaccagcTCCCCTGAGACCTGCCCGGGTAAGAACGAACTAGGTGCTAACAGATGGCATGCTAGGTGTTCCATTGCTGTGGGCCGACGGGCCCTGTCGCTGACGTCGCGGGCCGAGTTCCACGGTTCCTTTCCCCGCGGGTCGCGACCGTCCTGGTGGCGGCCGGGCTTCGACaacgggcggcgggcggtggaggccCTGGAGGGGTGGATGCGGATGGGGgtcccgccggcgcgcggctGGTGGAGCGCCCAGGACACTTCATCGTCAGTTGCCCGTGATTTGAGATTTACGCGTCGTCGTGTCCACGGTACAGTTGAGGCTCAGCTGTCAAGAAGTCTTCCGCGGGAATCGAGACCTGTGCCGTCAGATATTTTCGTATTTTTGCCGTGACCAAACCCTTCGCGTCTCAAATTGTCGGCGTTGCGTTGGTGGCGTACTAAGCCAGCAATGCTTGTGCAACGGGGCACAGGTATGTACTTACTGAGCCCAGAGAGTGCCGCGGCAAGCCCCTTGCAGCGGACGCTCGTCGTCCCTGTGCAATAAACGTTGCCTACCTTACTAAAGTACTAATCCTCCGGCGCCAAACTGCTTTTTAAAGCGCCTGTATTAGCACACGGCTGCCAGTCCGGGACTGCCCAGGCCTCTGGGAGTCCTGGGACAAGCCCGCCATTCGACGATGGTGACCCTCTGCCTATCCATTGACGACGGGAAGTGAGACGCATGAGGCGCTAAAATAAGGGCCAGTCCGCATGAGAGGCGGTGGAGCTCTGACGATCTGAGGTGCATGATGGAAGTGGATGAGGTAACTAGTGGATGCTCCAGTCCAGgtgcccccgcccccgtcttGCCTGTCCTGTGGCGGGCAGGCTGTTCCAGACAACCCTGACTGAGGTCCAGGGACCTCACTGCTGACTCGCCTTATCGCCGCCTATCGTTGTGCATTGGCTACCAAGGTTGGATAGCTTCCTCGCGTCATTCTGTTCTCTTCTCGTCATCCTCACGACTGACATCAGACAGACAGGACTCTCGCCCTCTCATTCCTCACCCTTCGCGTGTGACGACTTCGACGACTGGCTAATTGACTGCCCCCGACCAACTCCGTCTGCTGTGACAGCTGCATCCGGCCAGCGACACGCGCAGCGCCCTGCTTTTTCCCACCCGCCTTGTCTGCTCCTGCTGTCCGATCCAACTCCGTGTCTCGCACGTCACCCGATCGAACTTTCGAggcagccgcgccgcaccaccgccctcattgtactttgtacttcGTTCTTGAACTCTGCTCCGCCCTTCGCCCCGGCAAGTCCGCGCCCAACTGCGCCTGTTCATCCCTCCCAGTGCCGTTTTGTGCCggcaggtacgaagtacgttcTTTCCTTCCCCCTTCTCTCGCTTTCCAGTCTTCTACCATTCGCTTGACTGGTCTGCCTTACATCCTTGTCTCGAATGCGCCACCAGCCCTCCTCCAGGAAGCTGCCTCCGCTTCACACCTCCCGAATCGTCCATCCGGCCACAACCGTCCTCACCAGCGCATGCTCACGCAACGATAGTCTATCCACCTGCTCAGCGCCACATGTCATCCCAATCTCCCAAGACCTCCCATCAGCCTGAacggcccgccgcgtcgcgcgcgccctcgttCCCGCAGCACCCGTCTGGTGGTGCTACCAGCGACCGCGACGCCCTGAAACCGCCGAAACGAGCCCATACCTTCCACAACGGGGCCCCTGCAAGAACCAGCGATGGCCCTGACGCATTCGAGACGAGCGAGACCGATCCAGAAGACAATACCGAGGTGCCGAGAACATCTGTCGAGCTGGATGACCTACCCATCGAGCTCATTACTTTGACGGACAGGTGGGTTATTGTACACTCACTCATCCTTTGGAAACTTGCCTCGCGTCGCCTCTAACGTCGCATTGCGTCCCGTAGCTTCATCGAGTCTCTCGGCGCCAAGGTGCATTCGACACCTCCCAACATCGATAAGCTATCACAGCTCTTCCAAGACTTCTACGTGTCGGCATCTTCGCACATTGCCACTCATGTCAGTGCCTTGGCTTACCGGCAGAGCCGTGCGGCATCCCCCGCCGCACCCAGCACTatgtcctcggccgccagccgtCTGCGGTCAAAGGCCTCACTCGGTTCCAAAGATAAGCCCAAGGTAGAAGCAGAGCAGCAAATGATCACCGCCGAGGAGTTGGCCAGCCGCAAACGAGCGAGAAAAGCCCTCGAGACGAAGCGTGGCCTTCTCGAGGAAGCAATCGAGCGCAGGCTCTGCGAAGGTATCTATGACCGGATATACCGGCATAGCAGTACGCAGGACGAGGCTCAAGATGATAAACTACGATCCAAAACTGCAGCTTTGGCGCTCGTCGGAATTGGGCCAGCTGATCTCGGCATCGAAACCGTTGATCAAGTACCGCGGCATGCCAATtccgatgacgacgagccggtCGGGATCCGCGAGGCACTCCACCAGGCCAGGACCGACATGACCCGCATGAGCGAGTCGAGGTACCCCTTTGGCAAGCTAAACCACCTCAAGGCAGCCCACAAAAGCATCGTTGACACTCTAGCTCGCTTCCACCCATCTGCGTCCGCGGACGAGATTATGCCAATGCTCATTTATACCCTCATTACACTCCCCCCTGAGAACCTACATATCATCAGCGACCTCCACTTCATTCAAAGCTTCAGGTGGGAAACGAAACTGACCGGGGAGGCGGCGTATTGCCTGACCAACCTCGAGGCAGCTATCAGCTTTCTGGAAACAGTTGATCTCGCCACTTTGCGCGCGGATGAGCTTCCGTCTGGGCCTCCTAAAACCTCGAACCAACTCGGCACCCCCAAGGCAGAGACCTTCCCTCCTGCATACTCACAGGGCACCACAGCGACTagcggcagcaccggcgacCCTATACCTGAAAGCGAAGCGGCCATGAAGCTtgcgccatcaccatcgggACTTAAAGCCACCAACGTCTTGCGGAATCGGCGACTCAGCGACTTGGTCAATACTCCAGCGCAGGCGTTCGGAGcagccagcgacgccgtctTCACAACGGCAGACCAAGGTCTCAAGACCATCTCGAATAGCCTCGGCGAGAGCTATTCATTCCTGCTTGGGAAGTTGCGAGAGCGTCAGCAGGGGCCTAAAGAGTCCATAGCCGTTCCGCGAACCTTGGACGACGCACGAAAGCTCGTTAGTACGCCACCGCCGGAAGAGGAAGACAACGCCAGTGGTGCCAGCTCGTCAATTAGCACTGAGGATGTTGAGCAGCTAAAGAGGTCATCGGCACGTGAGGACCGTGTCCTCAACATGattggcggccgtcgagatgcCAGTGTAGAAAGCTCTAGAAGTGCCAGCTCCTCCAAGAAGGTGCTATTCGCTGAAGAGTCCAAGgctgcgacgccgtcgcTTGCCTCATCCGGACAGAGCCCTGCTGTTCTAGATCAAGTGCGCAACTTAGGCAGTACCTTCAACCCCATGGCGAGGTTGTCGAGTATTGGTGGCTTCAGGGGCTTTGGACGCAGCGCGCCCACGACCCCCGCGGCGTCAAAGGACgtcggcaagacggccgacggggGCGACTTGGCGTCGGTATGTCTCAAGAGGCAGTGGACCGAGATGTTCAGATAACTAATTAGCCGCAGGCCTTTCCTGACATCGCTGCCGCGCTACCGCCTAAGCAGATGCCAAAGGTTGCGCCCCCAAACAAGCGTTTTATGGAGCTGCAGAACCCTGGCGAGCTTCGCCTAGGGGAGGTGCTCGACCTGCTGAGGGATTATAGGCGGCTAGCCAACGCGCTCAAAAACATGGATGCCTTCGAGGAAAAGTAATGGGATGCCACGCAATTCAATGGCAACGATAATTTCCCAATCGAATGTAACGGCGTGTGTGGCGGGATTGTGTTTTTGGCGTGGGATACGGTAATCTTTGGCATAGCCCAGACGGTACTACATAGAGCACGAGGTTGCATTGTATCACATAGTGAGCGAAAGGTGACTTGGTTTTTGGAGCACTTGAGGCAGCATACTATCATGTGCAAGCCTAAGCCGCAATCCCGTTCCGAGCGCCCCGATCCATGCCAAAAGTAGCCTCCTCCCAAGCATACTACTCGGATTCCGCGCGCGTGACGGCGGGTAAGAGAAATCTATGAGACACGCTTCAAGATATGCCGCCTTTTCCGCATTGCGCCCAGCTTCCATCTCTCAAGATCTGTATCCGCGATAGTTCTCTCGTCTATTGAAAAGAAACAAATGCCCACAGTCGGAGTCCGTACGCCGTCCCACCTGGGAAAGCAGATGGTCTTCGCAGGCTTGATGTCATTATACAGGAAACACGCAATTCGCTATGTGAaaaaaggaggggggggggccacgAAGCCAAAGCCGAGTTCGTTTCTTAGGAGCGTCATCGCCAAGGGTTCGTCTAAAACTCTGGTGCGGTCTCGACTCTTCGTGGCTTGCTGAATCGCGACGACCCGCCGCTGTTAAGCTCCTCCAGGTCCTCCATTTCATCTTCGATGATTGGCTCCGTGTTGGTCCGAGCACCCAGCGATAGTCCGCGTGAGTCTCCGGAGCCCCTTCGGTAATGATTTGAGGTGATATCCCTATCTCTGGGTACCACAGGGCCCGGGTGGAGGAATTGTGCTATCACGTTGCTCGGAGGCCGTTCGCGGCTGATGCTCCGGCTCCGGGCGGTGTTGGTGTGGgttggctgccgctgcatgCCCGAAGTTGTGGCGCTCGACATGCCGGTGTTGATGCGAGCAAGCATTGCTTCCGCCTCTTCCGCCTCCTTCTGGAACCGAGCCTCGCTGGGCAGCATGACGGCACGATCAAGGCCGTACGGAAGACCACGGTGCCGTCCACGTATTTGCAtcgcgatgatgacgagcttCCCGACAACCGAAAACTCGGAGCAAAGCGATGCATTGATGCCCTTGGCCCCCATGCTGAGGCCCACGGTGCCATATGCGCTCACCACCTCGAAGAGGACGTCAAACAGGTTGAAGTTTCCGTCCTGGATCTTGCCACCTtcgctgatgatgatgataaagaagcccaagaagacATACCATAGATCAAACGAGAGCTGGCGTCGCAAGTGACTGCCAACATAGTTCAAAGCaggggcatcg belongs to Purpureocillium takamizusanense chromosome 1, complete sequence and includes:
- a CDS encoding uncharacterized protein (EggNog:ENOG503NXP1~COG:U), which gives rise to MSSQSPKTSHQPERPAASRAPSFPQHPSGGATSDRDALKPPKRAHTFHNGAPARTSDGPDAFETSETDPEDNTEVPRTSVELDDLPIELITLTDSFIESLGAKVHSTPPNIDKLSQLFQDFYVSASSHIATHVSALAYRQSRAASPAAPSTMSSAASRLRSKASLGSKDKPKVEAEQQMITAEELASRKRARKALETKRGLLEEAIERRLCEGIYDRIYRHSSTQDEAQDDKLRSKTAALALVGIGPADLGIETVDQVPRHANSDDDEPVGIREALHQARTDMTRMSESRYPFGKLNHLKAAHKSIVDTLARFHPSASADEIMPMLIYTLITLPPENLHIISDLHFIQSFRWETKLTGEAAYCLTNLEAAISFLETVDLATLRADELPSGPPKTSNQLGTPKAETFPPAYSQGTTATSGSTGDPIPESEAAMKLAPSPSGLKATNVLRNRRLSDLVNTPAQAFGAASDAVFTTADQGLKTISNSLGESYSFLLGKLRERQQGPKESIAVPRTLDDARKLVSTPPPEEEDNASGASSSISTEDVEQLKRSSAREDRVLNMIGGRRDASVESSRSASSSKKVLFAEESKAATPSLASSGQSPAVLDQVRNLGSTFNPMARLSSIGGFRGFGRSAPTTPAASKDVGKTADGGDLASAFPDIAAALPPKQMPKVAPPNKRFMELQNPGELRLGEVLDLLRDYRRLANALKNMDAFEEK